The Streptomyces armeniacus genomic interval CGGGCCGACGCCCACCACGCGCATCCCGGCGGCGAGCGCGGCGGCGATGCCCGCGCCGGAGTCCTCGAAGGCGACGCAGTCGGCCGGTTCGTAGCCCAGTTCGGCGGCGCCCTTGAGGAAGCCCTCGGGGTCAGGCTTGCTGGCGCTCACGCACTCCGCGGTGATGCGGGCTGCGGGCAGCGGCAGCCCGGCGGCGCCCATGCGGGCGGTGGCGAGCGCGGTGTCCGCCGAGGTCACCAGGGCGTGCGGGACGGTCGCGGCGGCGAGCGCGGCGAGGAACGCGGCGGCGCCGGGGATCGCCACGACGCCGTCGAGGTCGGCGGTCTCCTGGGCGAGGAGTTCGCGGTTCTCCGCGAGGTTGACCTCCGTCGGGCGGTCGGGGAGGAGCGCGGCCATGGTGGAGTGGCCCTGCCTGCCGTGCGCGACCTTCAGTACGTGGTCCGCGTCCATGCCCTTGGCGGCGGCCCAGCCGCGCCAGACGCGCTCGACGACGGCGTCCGAGTTGACCAGCGTGCCGTCCATGTCGAGGAGCAGGGCGCGGGTGGTGAGCGGGGCGTTCGGCATGGCGTTCGGACTCCCGGTGCGACAGTGAAAGGTGGTCCCGCCCGCCGGTCAGGGACGCCCCATCCGTCAGGTGAGGGGCACGGGCGGAACCACTTTGTTTCTACAAGATACAAAACGGGAGCCGTGCACGCCAGTGCCTATGGCACCCGACTCGTACGGGCTCACTCACGCCATGCGCGTACGGGGGTTGCGTACGGGCGGCTCGGCGCGCGGGCACTCGCTCTCCGCGCCGCCGAGTTCGGCGTTCAACTCCCGTACCAGCTCGGTCAGTTCCTGCGGCCGGTCCGCCGACCACCAGTCGCCCAACAGCTCCGCGAGCGAGTCCTCGCGCGCCCGCGCGAGCCGTGCCGCGGTCCCGCTGCCCGCGGCGGTCAGCACGAGCGCCAGCCCTTCCCGTACGGCCAGGCCGCGCTCCTCCAGCTGGCGTGCCGCGTCCGCGATCACCGGGCGCGGGACCACGCCGTGGTCGGCGAGGAGTGCCGGTTCGACGGCTCCGTGCCGGGCGACGCGCAGCAGCATCCAGCACGCGGCGGGCCGCAGGTCCACGCCGGCGCGTGCGGCGATCCGCGCGTACAGGTCGCGGCGGCCCTGCCGGGTGCTCAGCAGCGACAGCGCGCGGCGCACCTCGTCGGCGGAGGAGCGTTCGACGGGGTTGGCGGCCAGGGTCTCGCTCTCGTCGGGGGACAGCACGCTGCGGCGCAGAGGCTCCTCCTTGAGGAGGCACGCGAGGATGAACGCGATCAGCACCACCGGCGCCGCGTACAGGAAGACGTCCGTGATCGCGGAGGAGTACGCGCGCAGCACCGCCTCGCGCGTGTCCGGCGGCAGGGTGCCCACCGCACGCGGATCGTGCTGCAGGGACGTGGCCGAGACGCCCTCCGGCAGCTCCCGCCCGCGCAGCGCGGCGCCCAGGTAGTCGCCGAGTCGGCCGGTGAACACGGTGCCGAAGACGGCGACGCCGAACGACGCCCCGATGGAGCGGAAGAAGCTCGCGCCGGAGGTGGCGACGCCGAGGTCGGCGTAGTCCACGGCGTTCTGCACGGCCAGCACCAGCACCTGCATCACCAGGCCGAGGCCCAGCCCGAACACCGTGAAGTACGCGCTCATCTCCGCCGTCGAGCTGTGCTCGTCCATGCGGTGCAGCAGCACCAGGCCCAGCCCGGTGACCGCCGTGCCGAGGACGGGGAACACCTTCCAGCGGCCCGTACGGCTCACCAGCTGCCCCGACAGCGTGGACGACACCAGCATCCCGGCGACCATGGGCAGCATGTGCACGCCCGAGAGCGTCGGCGTGACGGCGTGCACGACCTGGAGGAACGTCGGCAGGTACGTCATCGCGCCGAACATCGCGAAGCCGACGACGAAGCCGATCACCGAGCACAGCGTGAACGTGCGGATGCGGAACAGCTTCAGCGGCACGACCGGCTCCACCGCCCGCCGTTCCACCGCGACGAACCACACCAGCAGCACCGCGGCAAGCGCCGCGAGCCCGCCCGTCTGCACGGAGAGCCACGGCCAGCTGGTGCCGCCCAGCGACGCGATCAGCACCAGGCAGGTGGCGACGCAGGCGATCAGGAACGTGCCGAGGTAGTCGATGCGGTGCCGGTGCGGGCGCGCGGGCAGATGCAGCACGGTGGCGACGACGAGCAGGGCGACGGCGCCGAGCGGCAGGTTGATGTAGAACACCCAGCGCCAGTCGAGGTGTTCGGTGAAGAACCCGCCCAGCAGCGGGCCCAGCACGCTCGACATGCCGAACACCGCGCCGAACAGGCCCTGGTAGCGGCCCCGTTCGCGGGGCGGCACCATGTCCCCGACGATCGCCATGGACAGCGTCATCAGCCCGCCGCCGCCCAGTCCCTGCACGGCGCGGAAGCCGATGAGCTGCGGCATGTCCTGCGCCACGCCGCACAGCGCGGAGCCGGCCAGGAACAGCGCGATGGCGGACTGGAACAGCCGCTTCCGCCCGTACTGGTCGCCCAGCTTGCCCCACAGCGGCGTCGCGGCGGTCGCGGCGAGCAGATACGCCGTGACCACCCACGACAGATGGTTCAGTCCGCCGAGTTCGCTGACGATGGTGGGCAGCGCCGTCGCGACGATCGTCTGGTCGAGCGCGGCCAGCAGCATCCCCAGCAGCAGGGCCCCCATGGGCAGCCACAGGGCGCGGCCGGACAGGGCGTCCCCGGCGCCGGGGGCTGAGGGCGCCGCGTCCGGCGCGTGCTGCGTCGCCATGCGCCCTCCTCGGCTCCCGCGTGGACGAAAGTGCCCTTCCATCGTCACCGCTGTACGCCGGAACGGCCTCCCGGCGTGTGCCCGGGCCCGTACGCCTGCCTACGCGGGCTTGGGCGGCGCCTGCTGCACGACCTCGAACGACCACAGCGCGGAACTCGCCGACACGGGCTTCGGGCGCTCGCCGCCGTCGCCGCTGCCGCTGCCGCCGCCTGTGCCGCGCTGGTGGGCGCTCTTCATCGGGCCCTCCATCCAGGCGCGGTACGACTCCTCGTCGCGCCACCGCGTGTACACCAGGTACTCGTCGGTGCCCTCCAGCGGGCGCAGCAGCTCGAACCACTCGAAGCCGTCCGCGCTCTCCACAGTCCCGGCCCGCGCGCCGAACCGCTGCTCGAACGTCTCGCGCTGCTCGGCGGGAACGGTCAGCACATTGATCTTGACGATGCTCATGTGCCCCATACTGCCGTGCCACCGCGCGCCGTCCGCCCCGCCCCCGCCTCGTCCGCCCGCCCCGTCCGCACGCCTCGCCGAGTCCCGCGGCGGCGCGTCCGTACGCTGCATCGGTTTCCCCGGTCAACTTTCCCCGCGCCAAAGGTCTTGACCGCGCTCCGTCAAAAAGATAGGTCTAGACCTGGCACACGTGATACCGACTCGCCACTTCGCGGCCGCAGTTCCGCATCACGCGGTCGTGTCCTCACCGTTGTCGGAGTGTCCGTTCTCGCGTTGCCGACGCTCGACCAGGCCGCCGTAAGGCACCTGCACTCCCGTGCCGGTGCCGACCCCCACCCTGACGGGCGGCCGCCATCGTGAAGGAGTTGGCATGAACCGGAAACGCAAGCTCGCTGCCGTCATCGGCGCGGGGATCGCTCCCCTGCTCGTTGTGTCACTGCCGGCCAGCCCGGCCAGTGCGCACGGCTACGTCGACTCGCCCGCCAGCCGGCAGGCCCAGTGCGCCGAGGGCACGGTCGACTGCGGACCCATCAAGTGGGAACCCCAGAGCGTCGAGGGTCCCAAGGGCCTGAACAGCTGCAGCGGCGGCAACGAGCAGTTCGCAGAGCTCGACGACGACAGCAAGGGCTGGAAGGTCCACGACGTCGGCAGCTCGGCCAGCTTCAACTGGCGGCTGACCGCGCGGCACGCGACCAGCACGTGGCAGTACTTCGCGGGCGGCCAGAAGATCGCCGAGTTCGACGACGGCGGCGCGCAGCCCGGTGAGACGGTCACGCACCAGGTCGACTTCGGCGGCCTCTCCGGCCAGCAGAAGGTGCTCGCCGTCTGGAACATCGCGGACACGGCCAACGCGTTCTACGCCTGCATCGACGTGAACGTGGGCTGACCCCCGCACCCGGGGCGGCCCGCGGGCACACGGTGTCCGCGGGCCGCCCCTTCACACGGGTCCGCGCCGACCGCCGACGCGATCCCGCGCCGCCGGAACCCCGGCGGCACCGCCGCGCCCGCGAGCTGCACCAGCGCGACGGAGCGCAGGTCGTCCTCGCCGTCCGCGGCGCGCACGGTGACACCGTCCGGCGCGGGCGGCGTACGCAGGTCCGCCGCCGCGAGCGCCATCAGCGGCAGCCGCACGTCGACGGTGAAGCCCGCCTCGGCCAGCACCGCGTCGACGTACGGGGCCGGGCTGACGTACTCCAGCCGCGGCATACGCGCCCGCGCGGTGAACGCGGCCACCAGCTCCGCCACTTCGGATGGTGCGGGCCGCGCGCCCTCGCCGGGGACGGCGTAGTTGCGGAAGGGAACCGAGGAAGGACTTCGGGCCCGGCCGCCGGCCCGTACGGGCCACGGCGAACCGGCGCACGCGCGCGCCCTTACGCGGCAGGGTGCGCGACGGCCGGGAGTTCGGCCGGGAACAAAGTCACAGCCCTTCAGGCAGAGGCGTACGGACACGCGGCCCGCGTGCCGTACGGCCCGCGCTACGCCCCGACTTGGCGCACCGCACGGGAGTTGCGGCGGGTGCACCGCGGGGCCACGGCGGGTGCGCGGTGCGCCGGCGGTCCGGCTAGCGTTGCGGCGACCCTGGGTGCCGGTCCCCGCACGCGTGGTTTCCCGGTCCGCGTGCAAGCGTTTGCGTCCCTGGCCCGAATTCGTGGCATAGGCTGATGTCGGCCGGTTCTCGGCCATTTCGGCGTGCTTCGCCGCCCGTGGAGGCCGAATCGCCTGTTGACGGCCACTATCGGACCCGTGTCAGGTAGCCGGTGGGTGTCCCGCGTCTGACCACCGGGATGATGGAGCGGGACAGCACAGCGGATCGAACGGGAGACGGCGGCGCGTGACGGCGGATACGTCAGGGGAACGGGCGGACAGGAACGCCACGGGGGTGCCACGGCCAGGCAGTCTCGCGGAGCAGCTGGGCTCGCGCGGGGGCATGGCGCTCATCGGGCTGTGGCTGCTCGCGGGCGCGCTGGCCGTACGGCAGGCCGCCGCCGTGCTGCGGCAGCCCTCCGACGAGCGGCTGACCGATCTGCTCGGCTGGATCGGCGACAACGGCGTCCTGCGCGTGCGCGGTTCTTTCTACGACGGGGCGCACCCGTTCACCGGCACGCCCTTCGCGGGTCTCGTGCTGAAGCCGCTCACGCGGGCCGCCGAGCAGGGCCTCGGCGTGGCGTGGACGTTCGGCACGCTGCTGCTCGTCGCGGCCGTCGGCGTGGTCGCGGCACGCGCGCTGCCCGGCCCGGTGTCGCGGCGCACGGCGCTGTTCGCCGTGCCGGTGGCACTCAGCCTGCTGACCGTGTCCGTGCCCGTACGCAGCACCTTCACCCTCGGCCAGACCAGCATCCTGCCCGTGCTGCTTGTCCTGCTGGGCTGGCTCCTGCGCGGTGAGGAGCGGCGGATCGGCGGCGTGCTGATCGGCCTGGCCGCCGCGCTGCAGCCGGCGGTGCTGCTGTTCGTGCCGCTGCTGTGGTTCACCGGGCGGCGGGCCGCCGCGGTCGGCGCGGGCGCCACGTTCGCGGCCTGCACGGCCGCCGCGTGGCTGGCGGTGCCGGGCGACTCGTGGACGTACTGGGTGCACCACCTCGCGGGCGCCGGCCTCGGCGACCCGTCCGACGGGCTCGCCAACCAGTCCCTGCACGGCGCCCTCCTCCGGCTCGGTCTCAGCGGCCCCCTCGAACTCGCCCTGCTCGCCGTCCTCGCCGTCGCCGTCTCCTGGTTCGCGCTGCGCCGCGCCGTGCGCTACACGCTGGACGGCCAGCCGCTGCTCGCCGCCGCGCTCGCCGGCTGCGCCGTCGTCGCCGTGTCGCCGACGGCCTGGCAGCACCAGCAGCTGTGGATCCTGCTCGCCGTCGTCGGCCGGGTCGGGCGGCGTACGGGCGACCGGCTGATGTGGCCCGTCGCCGTAGTCCTGGTGATGTCGCTGGAGAGCGGCGCGCTCGTGCCCAACATGCCCGGCCTGAAGCTGCTCGCCGACAACGCGCCGCTGGCCGCCGCGGTGCTCGCGGCGTGTGTCATCCCGTTCCTGTCCCGTACGGCGGAGAGCTGGGCGAAGCCGGAGCCGTCCGGCCCGTTCAGCCGCCCGAACCTGCTCCTGGAACTGCTGCTGATCCGCGTCGGGTACTGGGCCTACTCGTACGTACGCGGCCACGCGGACCAGGGCGTCGCCACCGCCGAGGGGCACGGCAGCCAGATCCTCGACTGGGAGCGGGTGCTGCGGCTCGACTGGGAGTACGGGCTCAACCAGTTCACCGTCCGGCACCCCTGGCTCGAGGACTTCTGCAACTTCTACTACACGACATTCCACTTCCTGGTGCCGATCGCGCTGCTCGCGCTGCTCTACATCCGGCGCCCGCCGGGCTACCGCAAGGCGCGTACGGCGCTGAGCTTCGCCACGCTGCTCGGGCTCGTCGGCTTCTGGTTCTACCCGCTCGCGCCGCCCCGGCTGATGCCCGGCCTCGGCTACATCGACACGGCACACGGCCCGCAGGACCTCAACGACCCGGACTTCGGCGCCCTGACGGAGCTGTCCAACCAGTACGCGGCGATGCCGTCGCTGCACGTGGGCTGGTCGCTGTGGTGCGCCATCGTGATCGTGCGGATGACCCCGAACGTGTGGCTGCGGGCGCTGGGTGTGCTCTATCCGCTGCTGACCACGTTCGTGGTGATGGCCACCGCCAACCACTATCTGCTGGACGCGGTGGGCGGCGTCCTGGTGATCATGGCGGGCTTCGGGCTGCAACGGCTCCTGTCGCGGTATCTGCCGGGGCCGGGGGCCGCGGCGGAGGCGGAAGCGGAGACCGCCGCGCCGGATGCCGTTCCGGACGCCGGACCCGGACCCGGGCCCGGACCCGGGCCCGGGCCCGTAGCCGATGCCGTACGGGACAAGGCCGCGGCCACGGTGCCGAAGCAGTCGGGGGAGCCGGGCGCGGAGCGCGCCCGGCCGGAGCCGTCCGCCGGACCGGACGAACCAGACGAACCGGAGCCGTCCGGAGAGCCGGCGGCCCCGGCCCGGCACACCTAGCGGCGGCCGGGAACCGGGACCGTACGCCCCCTACTGGCCCGGCATGAACGCCATGCCCTCCGTCGCGTTCACGATGGTGCCGTCCGGGCCGAAGAAGACCCGCACCTCGTAGAGCCCGTCCATCCCGCTCAGGAACTCGGGCATGCCGTGGTGCATGACGTCCATGCCGAAGTGCTCGAAGTACGACGTCGCGACCGTACGCATCGTCTCCGCCCTGGTCCCGGCCGGCACCAGCCCGTTCAGCCAGCTGGCGCCGGCGCGTATGTCCTGCGTGGCCGCGCCCGGGTCGGTGCCGGGCGCGGGCAGCCGGTCGTCGGTGACCAGCAGGAACTGGTTGCCCAGCGAGGTGAACACGCCGCCGGCCACGTTCGCCGCCGTACGCGCCAGCAGGACGGCCGCCGACTCCGGCTTCGCGTACGGGGCCAGGCCGAGCCGTGCGCCGTCCAGTTCGGGCACCGCCGCGTCCGCCGGCAGCCCGGCCTCCGCGCGGAAGCGGGCGCGTACGTCCTCGGTGCCAGGCGCCCACTCGAACCAGCCCTCCGCCAGGTCGTACCGGCCCAGCGCCCGCGTACGCAGCCCGCCACCCGGGAACCGGAGCAGCCCCGCCCCGGCGTCCCACTGCGGCATGGCGCCCACGAAGCCGAGCTCCTCGCCCGCGTACTCGATCATGCCGCCGGTGCCGCGTACCGACAGCGCCATGTGGCGCGCGGCCACCCGCAGCAGCGCCGCGGGGAACATGCCCTCGTCCGGCGCCGGCTGCGGCAACGCCGGCCGCCCCAGGGCCTGTTCGGGCACGCCGCCGTCCGCGGGCGGGCCGCCGTGCGGGCCCGTCACCGACACCCCGGTGACCGTACGGCCGCCGGTCACGTTCGCGGTGACGCCGCCGCCGTCCGGCAGCGTGGCCGACACCCGCCCCGGCCCGTACTGGGGCTCCATGCCGTGCCGCGCGCACCAGCCCTTCACGGCCTTCAGCTGCGGGACCTCGAGCTGCGCCACGACCTGGAGGTACTGCTCCAGCCGCCCGGCGCGCGGCGCGGCCGCCGGGACGGCGGGGTCGTCGGTGATCAGGAACACCGGCTCCTGCTGGTGGTTGCGGGTCACGAGGCAGCCGCGGGCGTCCAGCAGCCCCAGGCACATCGTGAGCAGCAGGTTGGCGGCGATCCTCGGGTCGGGGAAGCCGCTCAGGTCCAGCACGGGCCCGGCGAGTTCCCCGACGCCCTCGCGTGTGCCCAGCTCGCGCAGTTCCGCGGAGCGCGCCGCACCCGGCGTGTCCGACACGCGCCCGTCCGCCCACGCCCAGTGCCACGCGCCCGCGTTGTCCAGCGCGCCGATCTGGTGGGCGCGGAGGCTGATGCCGGAGCGTTCGGCCTTGGGCGTGTTCAGGTCGTAGGCGGTGGAGTCCAGCGGCACCAACTGGTCGAAGAGGTCCAGCTGTTCCAGGGACCAGAGCAGCCGGGGGCCCGCCAGGGTGAGCAGGGCATCGCTGAATTGAGCGTTCATCGTGCAGTCCTTGAGATCGATTGCGGGGAATCGGTTTCAAGGACCCCGGGAGGGCCGCCGCGGTTCCCGCTCTGCTCCCGGCCGCCGGGCGCGGTGAAGGACACCGGTGCGTCGAAGGCCGCGCGGCGCGTCGCCCGGCGGAGGGCCTTGAGGACCGTACTGCCGAGGGTCAGCGTGAGAACGACCGTGAGCACCGCGCGCGGCAGGTCCCAGCCGAGTGAGGTGGCGAGGACGTAGGCGAGGAAGCGGGAGAGATTCTCGCCGAGCGGATCACCGGGCACGAAGGAGATGCCGGAGCCGAGACCGGCGATGTACGTCCAGCCCTGCAGGTTCATCACCGTGCCGTAGAGGACGGAGGCGACGGCGCCGTAGCCGGCGAGCAGCAGCAGCTCGCGCCGCCCGCGCAGGGTGTCCGGGCGGGGCAGTAGCCCCGCGCCCATCGTCACCCAGCCCATGGACAGCATCTGGAACGGCATCCACGGTCCCACCCCGCCCGTGAGCAGCGCCGAGGCCAGCATCGACACCGCGCCCAGCACGAAGCCGAAGCCCGGCCCGAGCACCCGCCCGGACAGCACCATCAGGAAGAACATCGGCTCCAGGCCGGCGGTGCCCGCGCCCAGCGGCCGGAGTGCCGCGCCCGCCGCCGCGAGTACGCCGATCATCGCGATGGCCTTCGCGTCCATCCCGGTGTCCGCGATCGTCGCGACCACCACCGCGAGCAGCAGCGGCAGCAGCCCGGCGAACAGCCACGGCGCGTCACGGGAGTGCGCCAGCCCGGAGGCCGAGTCGGCCAGCAGCGGCCAGCCGAACGCGGCCACGCCCACCGCGGAGACCAGCGCGAGCGCCGCCACGGAGCGGGGCCCGAGGCGTACGGGCCGCACCTGCCGCACCGGGCGGGCGGCGGCGGGGGTCTCGCCGCGCGTGCTCACTCCCGCACCTCCTCGGCGTGCTTGAGTGCCGCCCGTACCTGCGGCACCGTCAGCCAGGGGCCGGGCGCCAGGATCTTGGCGACCTGCGGGGCGAACGCCGGGGAGGCCGTGACGACCTCGGGGGTACGGCCGTCCGCCACGATGTCGCCCTCGGCCAGGATGACGACGCGGTGGGCGAGTTCGGCGGCGAGCTCCACGTCGTGCGTGGCGAGGACGATCGCGTGCCCGTCCGCGGCCAGTTCGCGGAGTACGCGGATCAGCCGCGCCTTCGCGGCGTAGTCCAGGCCGCGGGTCGGCTCGTCCAGGAGCAGCAGCGGGGGTGCGGCGGTCAGGATCACCGCAAGGGCCAGCGCCAGCCGCTGGCCCTCGGACAGGTCGCGCGGGTGCGTCGCGTCCGGTACGTCCGGCAGCAGCCGGGTGACCAGCGCGCGGCAACTGCCCGGCGGGGCGCCCGCGTCCGCGTCGGCCGCCGCGCACTCCGCGGCCACGGTGTCCGCGTACAGCAGGTCGCGCGGCTCCTGCGGGACCAGCCCGACGTGGTGCAGCAGCTCGGCGGGCGGGGTGCGGTGCGGTACGACGGTCCGCGGCGGTGCGCCCGAGGGCGCGGGCGGGTTGCGGCGGGTGAGGCGCGCCAGCAGGCCCGTACGGGGCGCCGGTGCGGCGGCGCGGGCCGCCGGGCCCAGCCGTACGGAGCCGGAGGCCGGTTCGTGCATGCCGGTCAGCGTGCCCAGCAGCGTGGACTTGCCCGCGCCGTTGCGGCCCATCAGCGCCACCGCCTCGCCCGGACCGACCCGCAGGTCCAGGCCGCGCAGCACGTCGGTGCGGCCGCGGCGTACGGTCAGCCCCCGCAGCTCCGCCGCCGCGGGCCCGTCCGCGGTGTCCGCACGGTCCGGTTCCGGCGGCGCCGCCAGGCGGTCCCGCAGCGGTCCCGCGAGGCGGCGGGCGTCCCGTACGGACAGGGGGAGCGGCGACCAGCCGGCGAGCGCGCCGAGTTCGGCCACGGGCGGCCGCACCGGGGAGACCGGCATGACGTCCTGCGGTGTGCCGAGCACCGGAGGCGTACCGGGCGCGGGCAGGAGCAGGACGCGGTCGGCGTACTGCACGACGCGCTCCAGCCGGTGCTCGGCCATCAGCACGGTCGTACCGAGGTCGTGCACCAGGCGCTGCAGCACCGCCAGCACCTCTTCGGCGGCGCCCGGGTCGAGCGCGGACGTCGGCTCGTCCAGCACCAGGACGCGCGGGTGCACGGCGAGGACCGAGCCGATGGCCACGCGCTGCTGCTGGCCGCCGGAGAGCGTGGCGAGCGGCCGGTCGCGGAGCGCGGCGAGGCCGAGCAGGTCGAGTGTCTCCTCGACACGGCGGCGCATCACGTCGGGAGCGAGGCCGACGGACTCCATGCCGTAGGCGAGTTCGTCCTCGACGGTGTCGGTGACGAAGTGCGCGAGCGGGTCCTGGCCGACGCTGCCGACGACGTCGGCGAGTTCGCGCGGCTTGTGCGTACGGGTGTCGCGGCCGTCCACGGTGACCCTGCCGTGCAGGGTGCCGCCGGTGAAGTGCGGTACGAGCCCGGACACCGCGCCGAGCAGTGTCGACTTGCCGACTCCGGACGGGCCGACCAGCAGGCAGAGTTCGCCCTCGGGCACGGTCAGGTCCACTCCGTGCAGGGCGGGCGCCGGCGCGTCCTGGTAGGTCACGGAGACCTGCTCGAAGCGGATCACGGTGTCTCCTCGTCACGGTCGGCGGAGTGGCGTGCGGTGGGCGGCACCGGGGCGACGAACGCCGGCAGCAGCCCGAGCAGCACCGCCGCCGCGGGCCACAGCGGGAGTTCGGGCGCGGCCAGCGGCACGGCGGGCGGCTGGAGCGCCGCGGGCCACCGCCCGTCGGCCCAGACCAGCACCGCCGCCACGGCCGCCCCCGAACCGGCCGTCAGCCAGGCGCGCGGGCCCCAGCGGTCCGGCCGGTACCGGCTGCGTACGCTGCGCCGCCCGCCCAGCCGCAGCCCGGCCAGCGCGGCGGCCAGTCCGGCGAGCAGCAGCGGCGGCCCGTACGCGGCACCGCGCGCCGCCAGCAGCGCGTACGTGCCCGTGCAGACGCCCAGCAGCCCGCCGAGCACGAGCCCCGAGGTGGCGTGCCGTACGCCCGCGGGCACCTGTGCCGTACGCCCGTACCCGCGCGCGTCCATCGCCGCCGCCACCGCCACGGACCGCTCCAGCGCGCCCTCCAGGACCGGCAGGCCGACCTGGAGCAGCGCCTTGACGCCGCGGTCCGCGCGGCCGCGCAGACGGCGGGCGGAACGGAGCCGCTGCACGTCGGCGACGAGGTTCGGCGCGAACGTCATCGCCACGACGACGGCGACGCCCGCCTCGTACAGCGCGCCCGGCAGCGACTTGAGCAGCCGGGCCGGGCTGGCGAGGGCGTTGGCGGCGCCGACGCAGATGAGGAGCGTGGCGAGCCGCAGCCCGTCGTACGCGGCGAACAGCATGCCCTCGGCGGTCACCCGGCCGCCGATGCGCACGCCCTGCGCCCAGTCCGGCAGCGGCACTTCGGGAAGCGTGACGAGGACGTGCGTGCCGGGGATGGGCGAGCCGAGGAAGAACGCGAACACCAGCCGGATCAGCAGCACCAGCAGTCCCAGCTTCAGGAACGCGACGTACGAGCGGGCCCACGGCGCGTCCGTACGGCGTGCCGCCACGACGTAGCCCGCGACCGCGATCAGCAGGGCGAGCAGCAGCGGGTTGGTGGTGCGGGTCGCGGCGGCGGCGAGGCCGAGTGCCCAGAGCCACCAGGCGCCGGCGTGCAGCGCGTTGCCGCGCGCCGCCTCGGGGGCGCGCAGCCGCGACGGGCGGCGCGGTCGCGACTGGCCGCGCGGTCGGCGCGGTCCGCGCGCGGTCATCCGCGGCGGCGGCGGGTCTGCCAGAACGCTGCCGCCCCGAGGACGAGGACCGCGCCGGCACCGGCGGCGATGCCGAGACCGGCCGGCATGCCGCCGTCGGCGTCGCCCTCCGCCGCGTCCTCGCGGCCGGACTCCGCGCCGCCGTCCGAACCGCCCTTCCGCTTGCCCGAGATCTGCTCGCCGCAGCCCGACTCGGGGTAGCCCGCGATGGCGCACAGCAGCGCGTCGGAGTTGTAGCGCAGCGGCTTCGCCTCGGCGGCGAGCGCGTCGCCCGCGCTGCCGTCCTCGCCGATACGGGCGCAGGCCGTACGGGACTTGGGCGGCGTCTCGCCCGCGGGCGCGTCGGCGGCCGTACCGAAGTCGACGACCAGCGCGACGCGTTTGCTGCCCGGCTCCGGCTCCGTGTCCGCGCAGATGGTGCCGAACCCGGCCGCGCCGCGCGGCTTGGTGGCCTCGGCGGAGTCCTCGCTGACGGCGAAGCGGAAGCCGAGCACGGAGCCGTCGTCGGGGCGCAGGAAGGACGGGCCCTGCGAGGCGTACGCCCACGCGCCGTCCTTGCGCTCCCAGAACGACCAGTAGCGGTAGCCGGATTCGGCCTGCGCGGCGGCCGTCCGTACGCCAGCGGCTTCCGCCCGTACGCCCGCCGTGTCCCGTACGCCCGCCGCGTCCGCCGCAGGCGCGGGCGGCGCCACGGCGAGCAGCGCGGCCAGTGCCGCGAGCAGCGCCGGTACGGCCCCGCGGGCCATGCCCCTCGTCACAGGCCCTGCTGCTTCCGGCGGCCGCTGAGGAGGATGCCGACACCGGCACCCGCCGCCAGCCCCGCCACGACGAGCGAGACGGTCAGGACGGTGCTGCCGCCGCCGTCATCGTCGTCCCCCTTGCCGTCCTTGCCCGCCTCGTCCTTCGCGGCGTCCTTCGCCGGCGCGGAGCCCGTCGCGTTGAGCTGCTTCACGAGGTCCGTGCCGCCGAAGTCCCGTACGTCGCCGCCCGCCGCGTGCGTGGCCAGGACGAGCCCGCCGAGCGCCGCAGGGTCGGAGTCGAACTTGTCCCACTTCTTCGCGTTCTTCTCCAGCCACTCGAGCGCGCCGTCGGCCGCGTCGCCGTGGCCGCCCGCGGCGAGGGCGAGGACGGCGTCGGCGGTGTTGCTGTAGTCGGGCTGGTCCTTGGCGCCGGGCAGCGCGGAGGGGAGGTGCTGTCCGTTCTTCTTCAGCACCGCCGCCAGATACGCGGCGCCCGCCTCGGCCGCC includes:
- a CDS encoding DUF6882 domain-containing protein — translated: MNAQFSDALLTLAGPRLLWSLEQLDLFDQLVPLDSTAYDLNTPKAERSGISLRAHQIGALDNAGAWHWAWADGRVSDTPGAARSAELRELGTREGVGELAGPVLDLSGFPDPRIAANLLLTMCLGLLDARGCLVTRNHQQEPVFLITDDPAVPAAAPRAGRLEQYLQVVAQLEVPQLKAVKGWCARHGMEPQYGPGRVSATLPDGGGVTANVTGGRTVTGVSVTGPHGGPPADGGVPEQALGRPALPQPAPDEGMFPAALLRVAARHMALSVRGTGGMIEYAGEELGFVGAMPQWDAGAGLLRFPGGGLRTRALGRYDLAEGWFEWAPGTEDVRARFRAEAGLPADAAVPELDGARLGLAPYAKPESAAVLLARTAANVAGGVFTSLGNQFLLVTDDRLPAPGTDPGAATQDIRAGASWLNGLVPAGTRAETMRTVATSYFEHFGMDVMHHGMPEFLSGMDGLYEVRVFFGPDGTIVNATEGMAFMPGQ
- a CDS encoding ECF transporter S component → MSTRGETPAAARPVRQVRPVRLGPRSVAALALVSAVGVAAFGWPLLADSASGLAHSRDAPWLFAGLLPLLLAVVVATIADTGMDAKAIAMIGVLAAAGAALRPLGAGTAGLEPMFFLMVLSGRVLGPGFGFVLGAVSMLASALLTGGVGPWMPFQMLSMGWVTMGAGLLPRPDTLRGRRELLLLAGYGAVASVLYGTVMNLQGWTYIAGLGSGISFVPGDPLGENLSRFLAYVLATSLGWDLPRAVLTVVLTLTLGSTVLKALRRATRRAAFDAPVSFTAPGGREQSGNRGGPPGVLETDSPQSISRTAR
- a CDS encoding ABC transporter ATP-binding protein, encoding MIRFEQVSVTYQDAPAPALHGVDLTVPEGELCLLVGPSGVGKSTLLGAVSGLVPHFTGGTLHGRVTVDGRDTRTHKPRELADVVGSVGQDPLAHFVTDTVEDELAYGMESVGLAPDVMRRRVEETLDLLGLAALRDRPLATLSGGQQQRVAIGSVLAVHPRVLVLDEPTSALDPGAAEEVLAVLQRLVHDLGTTVLMAEHRLERVVQYADRVLLLPAPGTPPVLGTPQDVMPVSPVRPPVAELGALAGWSPLPLSVRDARRLAGPLRDRLAAPPEPDRADTADGPAAAELRGLTVRRGRTDVLRGLDLRVGPGEAVALMGRNGAGKSTLLGTLTGMHEPASGSVRLGPAARAAAPAPRTGLLARLTRRNPPAPSGAPPRTVVPHRTPPAELLHHVGLVPQEPRDLLYADTVAAECAAADADAGAPPGSCRALVTRLLPDVPDATHPRDLSEGQRLALALAVILTAAPPLLLLDEPTRGLDYAAKARLIRVLRELAADGHAIVLATHDVELAAELAHRVVILAEGDIVADGRTPEVVTASPAFAPQVAKILAPGPWLTVPQVRAALKHAEEVRE
- a CDS encoding energy-coupling factor transporter transmembrane component T — protein: MTARGPRRPRGQSRPRRPSRLRAPEAARGNALHAGAWWLWALGLAAAATRTTNPLLLALLIAVAGYVVAARRTDAPWARSYVAFLKLGLLVLLIRLVFAFFLGSPIPGTHVLVTLPEVPLPDWAQGVRIGGRVTAEGMLFAAYDGLRLATLLICVGAANALASPARLLKSLPGALYEAGVAVVVAMTFAPNLVADVQRLRSARRLRGRADRGVKALLQVGLPVLEGALERSVAVAAAMDARGYGRTAQVPAGVRHATSGLVLGGLLGVCTGTYALLAARGAAYGPPLLLAGLAAALAGLRLGGRRSVRSRYRPDRWGPRAWLTAGSGAAVAAVLVWADGRWPAALQPPAVPLAAPELPLWPAAAVLLGLLPAFVAPVPPTARHSADRDEETP
- a CDS encoding SCO2322 family protein, coding for MARGAVPALLAALAALLAVAPPAPAADAAGVRDTAGVRAEAAGVRTAAAQAESGYRYWSFWERKDGAWAYASQGPSFLRPDDGSVLGFRFAVSEDSAEATKPRGAAGFGTICADTEPEPGSKRVALVVDFGTAADAPAGETPPKSRTACARIGEDGSAGDALAAEAKPLRYNSDALLCAIAGYPESGCGEQISGKRKGGSDGGAESGREDAAEGDADGGMPAGLGIAAGAGAVLVLGAAAFWQTRRRRG